Proteins encoded within one genomic window of Pirellulales bacterium:
- a CDS encoding arylsulfatase, whose product MYRWLTLLGLAVCLLSQQTRAAERPNILLIITDDQGYGDLGAHGNPLIHTPALDRLASESVELTRFYVSPVCAPTRASLLTGRYNYRTGVTDTYHGRAMMRAAEVTLAEHLASAGYATGIFGKWHLGDNYPLRPMDQGFQTSLVHRGGGIGQASDARDGRSYFDPILFRNGQLEKQQGYVSDVITREAERFIAQHATGAEPWFCYLAFNAPHVPLEVPDADRLRYANIDPAAQPQIGNPPDKKLDADVLARVYGMVTNIDDNVGRLLSRLDQLGARENTVVIFMTDNGPQQARYVGGLKGRKGTVYEGGIRVPCLVRWPGTLAPRKVESVAAHIDLTPTLLEFADCRPQAQFDGVSLAPLLQGAATDLPQRTLFFQWHRGDAPERYRGFAARSNEWKLLRIDPGRDDALALPEQFELYRIADDPYELHNVAASEPEIVADLKQQYDAWLADVGAEHSYAPVRPVLGTPHENPATLTPQDWRAGDQKWTRDTIGQWEVDFGLAGDYQVTVELPRRVSGTVALNVGAAHQELAIEDAETARFTLAPIAAGPAAIRAVAVANGDEVGPDRIIVERVGSPGRKP is encoded by the coding sequence ATGTATCGCTGGCTGACGCTGCTTGGGTTGGCCGTTTGTTTGCTATCGCAGCAGACCCGCGCGGCCGAGCGCCCCAACATTCTATTGATCATCACCGACGATCAAGGCTATGGCGATCTGGGCGCGCACGGCAATCCGCTGATTCACACCCCGGCGCTCGATCGATTGGCAAGTGAATCGGTCGAATTGACGCGCTTCTACGTCTCCCCCGTTTGCGCGCCGACACGCGCCAGCCTGCTCACCGGCCGTTACAACTATCGCACCGGCGTCACCGACACCTATCACGGCCGGGCGATGATGCGCGCCGCCGAGGTTACGCTGGCCGAGCACCTCGCGTCCGCAGGTTACGCCACCGGCATTTTTGGCAAGTGGCATCTGGGAGACAACTATCCGCTGCGGCCCATGGATCAGGGGTTTCAAACGTCGCTGGTGCATCGCGGCGGCGGCATTGGTCAGGCGTCGGACGCGCGCGACGGGCGCAGCTACTTCGATCCCATTCTCTTTCGCAATGGACAGCTTGAAAAACAACAGGGGTATGTGAGCGACGTCATCACGCGCGAGGCGGAACGCTTCATCGCCCAGCATGCGACCGGCGCGGAGCCTTGGTTTTGCTATCTGGCGTTCAATGCGCCCCATGTGCCGTTGGAGGTGCCAGACGCCGATCGCCTGCGCTATGCCAACATCGATCCCGCGGCGCAGCCTCAAATCGGCAATCCGCCAGACAAAAAGCTCGATGCCGACGTACTGGCCCGCGTGTACGGCATGGTGACCAATATCGACGACAACGTGGGCAGGCTCCTATCGCGCCTCGATCAACTTGGCGCCCGCGAGAACACGGTGGTGATCTTTATGACCGACAACGGCCCGCAGCAGGCGCGGTATGTCGGCGGTCTCAAGGGGCGCAAAGGAACCGTGTACGAGGGGGGCATCCGCGTGCCGTGCCTGGTGCGCTGGCCGGGCACACTCGCGCCGCGCAAGGTCGAGTCGGTCGCCGCGCATATCGACCTGACGCCCACGCTCCTGGAGTTTGCCGATTGTCGGCCGCAAGCGCAGTTCGACGGCGTGAGCCTGGCGCCGCTGCTCCAAGGAGCGGCGACAGACCTGCCGCAGCGAACGCTCTTCTTTCAGTGGCATCGGGGCGACGCGCCAGAGCGTTATCGAGGGTTTGCCGCTCGCTCGAACGAGTGGAAGCTGCTGCGGATCGATCCCGGCCGCGACGACGCGCTCGCCCTGCCAGAGCAGTTTGAACTCTATCGCATCGCCGACGACCCGTACGAATTGCACAACGTCGCCGCTAGCGAGCCCGAGATCGTCGCCGATCTCAAACAACAGTACGACGCCTGGCTAGCCGACGTGGGCGCCGAGCATAGCTACGCGCCGGTGCGTCCTGTGCTCGGCACGCCGCACGAGAACCCCGCGACCCTCACCCCGCAAGATTGGCGCGCCGGCGACCAAAAGTGGACTCGCGACACCATCGGCCAGTGGGAAGTGGATTTTGGCTTGGCCGGCGATTATCAGGTGACCGTCGAGTTGCCGCGCCGCGTCAGCGGCACGGTCGCACTGAATGTGGGCGCAGCGCATCAAGAGCTAGCGATCGAAGACGCGGAGACCGCGCGATTCACTTTGGCTCCGATCGCGGCGGGACCGGCGGCGATTCGCGCCGTCGCGGTCGCCAACGGCGATGAAGTCGGCCCCGATCGGATTATCGTCGAGCGGGTCGGCTCGCCGGGCCGCAAACCATAG
- a CDS encoding PSD1 and planctomycete cytochrome C domain-containing protein — MSRTVLRWLPLSALALCAALGGAARGDDSAPRFEPADIEFFENNVRPILVARCHECHSASEQKGNLRLDSRAAALTGGDTGPALVPAKPDESLLVDAIRYGDTYQMPPKSQLPAAEIDALTEWVRRGAPWPAEAATASAAPAKAFDLAQRAQHWSLQPITDPPAPKPQTAGWSRTSVDRFLLARLESAGVAPNPPADKRTLLRRVTFDLIGLPPTPDEIQSFLADESPQAYEQVVERLLASPHYGERWGRHWLDLVRYAETYGHEFDRDIPNAYRYRDYVIRAFNTDVPYDQFVLEHLAGDLLPTPRVNEAERINESVIGTGYWFLGESTHSPVDVRADEANRIDNQIDVFGKAFLGLTIACARCHDHKFDAIKTQDYYGLAGYLQSSRYDQAFIDLPGVFAPHLAQLESLAADERQHAARLRDAARQHATEWAATVFAALATDEATQRAAADPADPLYAWGALSALAADASVDQFAAERNKIAERLKTASQANPPADAVEIASFTRADWGDWVASGQAFGAGPAPAEGHLSLPAAHSGRLAGKLRGTLRSPTFTIEKPKFLYLLAGTSGRVRLIVDGLQLIQYPIYGGLGIKPASSRARWHVQDVSKWIGHRAYLELLDEDDGYLALMRVAAADGELAVPATSAPIHALAADTGIASLAALREAYERLIARILAGEETAADLVAWVRPALSRAVAAVPGAESLVAEQARLVARRESLEAALPVPRQALAMADGTGENERIFIRGNHKNLGAEAPRRNLEALSGDNQPAPISGSGRLELARRLVDPTNPLVARVLVNRVWKHHFGEGLVSTPDDFGAMGQPPTHPELLDHLATLFVREGWSIKQLHRLLLLSSAYQMSSAARPELASIDPQNKLLHRMPIRRLEAESVRDALLAVSGRLDSTIGGPSVPPHLTEFMQGRGRPEQSGPLDGGNRRSIYLNLRRNFLPPFLLAFDYPTPFTTIGRRSVSNVPAQALSLLNNPFVAEQAEYFAQRILAMPMSQASERIAAMYELAFARAPSEEELSAAEQFLQARQAQHSEQAALAELAHVLFNVKEFVFIQ, encoded by the coding sequence ATGTCGCGAACTGTTCTACGTTGGCTACCGCTGAGCGCGCTGGCGCTCTGCGCGGCGCTGGGGGGCGCGGCGCGAGGCGACGATAGCGCGCCGCGCTTCGAACCGGCCGATATCGAGTTCTTCGAAAACAACGTGCGTCCCATTCTGGTCGCCCGCTGCCACGAGTGTCACAGCGCCAGTGAGCAAAAGGGCAACTTGCGACTCGACTCGCGCGCCGCCGCGCTGACGGGCGGCGACACCGGCCCGGCGCTCGTGCCTGCCAAGCCCGACGAGAGCCTGCTGGTCGACGCGATCCGCTACGGCGACACCTATCAGATGCCCCCCAAGTCGCAATTGCCAGCGGCGGAGATCGACGCGCTGACCGAGTGGGTGCGGCGCGGCGCTCCCTGGCCGGCGGAAGCCGCCACGGCCAGCGCGGCGCCGGCGAAGGCGTTCGATCTTGCCCAGCGCGCCCAGCACTGGTCGTTGCAACCGATCACCGATCCGCCGGCGCCCAAGCCACAAACCGCCGGCTGGTCGCGCACGTCGGTCGATCGCTTTCTCTTGGCGCGGCTCGAGTCCGCCGGCGTTGCGCCCAACCCACCGGCCGACAAGCGAACGCTCTTGCGGCGAGTGACCTTCGATTTGATTGGCCTGCCTCCCACGCCGGACGAGATTCAATCGTTTCTGGCCGACGAGTCGCCACAAGCCTATGAGCAGGTCGTTGAGCGACTGCTCGCCTCGCCCCACTATGGCGAGCGCTGGGGGCGACATTGGCTCGACCTGGTTCGTTACGCCGAAACGTATGGGCATGAGTTCGATCGCGACATACCAAACGCCTATCGCTATCGCGACTATGTGATTCGCGCCTTCAACACCGATGTGCCCTACGATCAGTTTGTGCTGGAGCACCTGGCGGGCGACCTGCTGCCGACGCCGCGCGTGAACGAGGCCGAGCGCATCAACGAATCGGTGATCGGCACGGGCTATTGGTTCCTCGGCGAGTCGACCCATTCGCCAGTCGACGTGCGCGCCGACGAGGCCAACCGCATCGACAATCAGATCGATGTGTTCGGCAAGGCGTTCCTTGGCCTGACGATCGCCTGCGCCCGCTGCCACGATCACAAGTTCGACGCGATCAAGACGCAAGACTATTACGGCCTGGCCGGTTATCTGCAAAGTTCGCGCTACGATCAGGCGTTTATCGATCTGCCCGGCGTCTTCGCGCCGCATCTGGCGCAGCTTGAGTCGTTGGCGGCCGACGAGCGCCAACATGCCGCGCGGCTGCGCGACGCGGCGCGCCAGCATGCGACTGAGTGGGCGGCGACTGTCTTTGCGGCGCTGGCAACCGACGAGGCGACGCAGCGCGCCGCCGCTGACCCCGCCGATCCGCTGTATGCTTGGGGGGCGCTCTCGGCGCTTGCCGCCGACGCCAGCGTCGATCAGTTTGCCGCCGAGCGAAACAAAATCGCCGAACGACTCAAGACGGCCAGCCAAGCTAATCCACCGGCTGACGCGGTCGAAATCGCCTCGTTCACTCGCGCTGACTGGGGCGACTGGGTCGCCAGCGGGCAGGCGTTCGGCGCTGGCCCCGCACCGGCCGAGGGTCATCTGTCGCTGCCAGCGGCGCATAGCGGCCGGCTGGCGGGCAAACTGCGAGGCACGCTCCGCTCGCCGACCTTCACGATCGAAAAGCCAAAATTCTTGTATCTCTTGGCGGGCACGTCGGGGCGGGTGCGACTGATCGTCGACGGCCTGCAGCTGATTCAGTATCCCATCTATGGCGGACTGGGAATCAAGCCCGCCAGCTCGCGGGCCCGGTGGCATGTGCAGGACGTGAGCAAATGGATTGGGCATCGAGCGTATCTGGAATTGCTCGATGAGGACGATGGCTATCTGGCCTTGATGCGCGTCGCCGCCGCCGATGGTGAGTTGGCCGTCCCGGCCACCAGCGCCCCGATCCACGCGCTGGCGGCCGACACCGGCATCGCTTCGCTCGCCGCGCTCCGCGAAGCGTACGAGCGATTGATCGCCCGCATACTGGCCGGCGAAGAGACCGCTGCCGATCTGGTGGCGTGGGTCAGGCCGGCCCTCTCCCGCGCGGTGGCCGCCGTGCCGGGCGCCGAATCGCTGGTGGCCGAGCAGGCCAGACTGGTCGCGCGGCGAGAATCGCTCGAGGCGGCGCTCCCCGTGCCGCGCCAAGCGCTGGCCATGGCCGACGGTACGGGCGAGAACGAGCGGATCTTCATTCGTGGCAACCACAAGAACCTTGGCGCCGAGGCGCCGCGCCGCAATCTGGAGGCGCTGTCCGGCGACAATCAACCCGCCCCCATCAGCGGCAGCGGACGCCTGGAACTGGCGCGCCGGCTGGTCGATCCGACTAATCCGCTCGTCGCGCGCGTGCTGGTCAATCGCGTTTGGAAGCATCATTTTGGAGAAGGCCTTGTCTCGACCCCAGACGATTTCGGCGCGATGGGTCAGCCGCCCACGCATCCCGAATTGCTCGATCACCTAGCCACGCTGTTCGTGCGCGAAGGCTGGTCGATCAAGCAACTGCATCGCCTGCTGCTGCTGTCGAGCGCTTATCAAATGTCGAGCGCCGCGCGCCCCGAGTTGGCTTCGATCGATCCGCAGAACAAGCTGCTGCATCGGATGCCGATTCGACGACTGGAGGCCGAGAGCGTCCGCGACGCCCTGCTGGCGGTCTCCGGCCGGCTAGATTCCACGATCGGCGGGCCGAGCGTGCCGCCACACCTCACCGAGTTCATGCAAGGACGCGGGCGGCCGGAGCAATCGGGACCGCTCGATGGCGGCAACCGCCGCAGTATCTATCTCAATCTGCGCCGCAACTTCTTGCCGCCATTCTTGTTGGCGTTCGATTATCCCACGCCGTTCACTACCATCGGCCGGCGCAGCGTATCGAACGTGCCGGCGCAGGCGCTCAGCTTGCTCAACAACCCGTTCGTCGCCGAGCAAGCCGAGTATTTCGCCCAGCGGATCTTGGCCATGCCGATGTCGCAGGCGAGCGAGCGAATCGCGGCGATGTACGAGTTGGCGTTTGCCCGCGCGCCCAGCGAGGAAGAACTGTCGGCCGCCGAGCAGTTCTTGCAGGCCCGGCAGGCGCAACATTCAGAGCAAGCCGCACTCGCCGAACTGGCGCATGTGCTGTTCAACGTCAAGGAGTTTGTGTTCATCCAGTAA
- a CDS encoding DUF1501 domain-containing protein, whose protein sequence is MLARCANGFGAVALASLAAETGALAAAASPFAPRPTHYPAQAKSVIFLFMDGGPSQMDTFDPKPRLDREHGQPIKMKVQPTQFDNVGTVLKSPWQFHQYGQSGIPVSDLFPHVAQHVDDLAVVRSMVANFSEHTNANYFIHTGHGQQGRPSMGAWATYGLGSECQNLPGFVVLGSGLIPPGGLDCFGSGFLPVAYQGSMFQHGPQPVADLAPQEATVDAQRAKLDLMHALDREAGQRFGPSDALEAAIANYELAFRMQTAVPDLMDFADESAETLKLYGIDRPETEVFGRQCLVARRLVERGVRFVELLCQKLAADRWDQHSNLKEGHEKNALATDRPIAGLLQDLKSRGLLDQTLVVWAGEFGRTPMAQGADGRDHNPFGFSLWLAGGGVKGGTIYGATDEYGYYAIENKVEIHDLHATMLHLLGMDHTRLTYRFGGRDMRLTDVHGHVLHDILA, encoded by the coding sequence ATGTTGGCCCGCTGCGCCAATGGCTTTGGCGCCGTGGCGCTCGCCTCACTGGCCGCCGAGACCGGCGCGTTGGCCGCCGCCGCCAGTCCCTTTGCGCCGCGCCCCACGCACTACCCGGCCCAGGCCAAGAGCGTGATTTTCTTGTTCATGGATGGCGGCCCGTCGCAGATGGACACCTTCGACCCCAAGCCGCGGCTCGATCGCGAGCACGGTCAGCCCATCAAGATGAAGGTTCAGCCCACCCAGTTCGACAACGTCGGCACGGTGCTCAAGTCTCCCTGGCAGTTCCACCAGTACGGGCAGAGCGGCATCCCGGTCAGCGATCTGTTTCCGCATGTCGCCCAGCATGTCGACGATCTGGCGGTCGTCCGCTCGATGGTCGCCAACTTCAGCGAGCACACCAACGCCAACTACTTCATTCACACCGGGCACGGCCAGCAAGGCCGCCCCAGCATGGGCGCCTGGGCCACCTATGGCCTGGGTAGCGAGTGTCAAAACTTGCCCGGCTTTGTCGTGTTGGGGAGCGGCCTGATTCCGCCGGGCGGGCTCGATTGTTTTGGCAGCGGCTTTTTGCCGGTGGCTTATCAGGGTTCAATGTTCCAGCACGGCCCGCAGCCGGTGGCCGACCTCGCGCCGCAAGAGGCCACGGTCGACGCGCAGCGCGCCAAGCTCGATCTGATGCACGCGCTCGACCGCGAGGCAGGCCAGCGCTTTGGCCCCAGCGACGCGCTCGAAGCCGCCATCGCCAACTACGAACTGGCGTTTCGCATGCAGACCGCCGTGCCCGACCTGATGGACTTTGCCGACGAGAGCGCCGAGACGCTCAAGCTGTACGGCATCGACCGGCCGGAGACCGAGGTGTTTGGCCGGCAATGCCTGGTGGCGCGGCGCCTGGTCGAGCGCGGCGTGCGGTTTGTCGAGCTATTGTGCCAGAAGCTGGCCGCCGACCGCTGGGATCAGCACTCCAACCTGAAAGAAGGGCACGAGAAGAACGCGCTCGCCACCGACCGCCCCATCGCCGGCTTGCTGCAAGACCTCAAGAGTCGCGGACTGCTCGACCAAACGCTGGTGGTCTGGGCCGGCGAGTTTGGCCGCACGCCAATGGCACAAGGCGCCGATGGGCGAGACCACAACCCCTTTGGCTTTAGCCTCTGGCTGGCCGGCGGCGGCGTAAAGGGGGGCACGATCTACGGCGCCACCGACGAATACGGCTACTACGCCATCGAGAACAAAGTCGAAATCCACGACCTGCACGCCACCATGCTGCACCTATTGGGCATGGATCACACGCGGCTGACCTACCGCTTTGGCGGACGCGACATGCGGCTGACCGATGTGCATGGCCACGTTTTGCACGACATTCTGGCGTGA